Proteins encoded in a region of the Sugiyamaella lignohabitans strain CBS 10342 chromosome B, complete sequence genome:
- a CDS encoding putative RNA-binding protein C3H8.09c has product MPVIDISSNAGSAEKRTRLSHVGELEFQSQPSERSKLVGPENSFEIEDERLVSSVITNSVFPANVNQVLNGQVDAPNQINGGPSQRVNDNIRNIDLIFKPTPQQKPVSSGSFILEYNVSSQRKSKKDRLRPTNDDNMEGRDSSLVSSSYTNISLETTPTVATVEPKANKNLRFMPSLPFLDYGSTQSPTENSGLNSGLPSQNFSHTNSRVYANTITHMDTGIPNGHFIIQSRPSGRADSELGTPADQPTPKLGRGIDDEDIALSPPRFIPELSALDSLNRLLEEDTFLQDQQFIDDFIISEHAFSNPNPSNTNHQSYRNALLQVPARNIHNGSSYVSRALTAHTNRRLVESLLNGRKSNAGSTLTDDSVTTPSDTGTEESDGTSDIVTIPRGLTPLPDILIQVPVYRDLFYHFVDVTADALVPVPQLYNNNPFKIVLPRLALNTPHILSLIIAYAATHRAKILHQPEPVEMIGKLLERTFDGLTHSLENEREALSDTTLATAIMLSSYSIISSAAEESWKTHLHGAREIVVARGIASSLSGGILTGSQENIGSYTPAAIPNSNNKSYGPQPLRVIHEDVSNNEVISFLIRVFAYIDVIGALSSSSASSVLTNNEQVSQLWSIPNWNLSQQRHYSQDLYGKPISTSTPLGTLMNGDPDIDFLLGIDLNLIPVLSKVSSLAKRRRILEQNPHEFTLDAYNAENSDLLSEGLELSKILISCCSSGELRRKERIKQGSNLINQHEHTLLLQLATMNLTFGYSGLIHLYRRVLKLTTDSAPVQELVTMITDLLDQNIPIGSSIEACMSFPIFTTACEVTDPEVRDRYRERMNSMQRFGFGQVSRAQQLMEECWARNEPWTGIMDDLGWGLVLA; this is encoded by the coding sequence ATGCCGGTAAttgatatcagcagtaaTGCGGGGTCAGCCGAGAAAAGAACCAGGTTGTCACATGTTGGCGAACTGGAGTTTCAATCCCAACCTTCAGAAAGAAGTAAACTGGTTGGGCCAGAAAACTCTTTTGAGATTGAGGACGAACGGCTTGTCTCCTCTGTTATTACGAATAGTGTATTTCCGGCTAATGTGAACCAAGTTCTCAACGGCCAAGTTGATGCACCAAATCAGATAAACGGTGGACCCTCACAAAGAGTTAACGacaatatcagaaatatcGATTTGATTTTCAAGCCAACTCCTCAACAGAAACCAGTTAGTAGTGGatcttttattttggaATACAACGTCTCCTCCCAACGAAAATCGAAAAAAGACCGACTAAGGCCAACGAACGATGATAATATGGAAGGTAGAGATTCTTCCCTAGTAAGTTCATCATATACGAATATTTCTCTGGAAACAACACCAACTGTAGCTACTGTTGAACCCAAAGCTAATAAGAATCTCCGCTTTATGCCGTCCCTGCCATTTTTAGATTATGGGTCTACGCAATCTCCCACGGAAAACAGCGGTTTGAATTCCGGCCTGCCTTCTCAAAACTTTAGTCATACGAATTCCAGAGTATATGCCAATACAATCACGCATATGGATACTGGAATACCTAATGGACATTTTATCATCCAAAGTCGTCCATCAGGTAGGGCGGATTCAGAACTGGGCACCCCGGCTGACCAACCAACACCTAAACTGGGCCGAGGGATTGATGACGAGGACATTGCACTTTCACCACCACGGTTTATTCCTGAGTTGAGTGCTTTGGATTCATTGAATAGAttacttgaagaagatacaTTCCTGCAAGATCAACAATTCATTGACGACTTTATAATTAGTGAGCACGCATTTTCCAATCCCAACCCTTCCAACACTAATCATCAGTCTTACAGGAATGCTCTTCTCCAGGTGCCAGCAAGAAATATTCATAACGGTTCTAGCTATGTGTCCAGGGCGTTAACTGCCCATACTAACAGGAGGCTGGTGGAATCGCTGTTAAATGGTCGGAAATCAAATGCTGGATCGACTCTAACTGATGATTCTGTTACCACTCCAAGTGATACTGGTACTGAAGAAAGTGATGGAACAAGTGACATCGTTACGATACCTCGAGGGCTGACCCCTCTACCTGATATCTTAATTCAAGTTCCTGTATATCGCGATTTGTTCTATCACTTCGTTGACGTAACTGCTGATGCCTTAGTTCCAGTTCCTCAACTTTATAATAACAACCCCTTCAAAATAGTCCTGCCCCGCCTGGCCCTCAACACTCCACATATCTTATCATTGATAATAGCATATGCAGCAACCCATCGTGCCAAAATATTGCATCAACCGGAACCAGTTGAGATGATTGGCAAACTTCTTGAAAGAACTTTTGATGGTTTGACACACTCTCTAGAAAATGAGAGAGAAGCACTCAGTGATACAACATTGGCAACTGCTATTATGCTAAGCTCATATTCTATTATATCATCAGCTGCAGAAGAGTCTTGGAAAACGCACCTCCATGGCGCTCGAGAGATCGTAGTTGCACGAGGCATTGCTAGCAGTTTATCGGGTGGCATCCTCACCGGTTCACAAGAAAATATAGGTTCATATACCCCGGCGGCTATTCCGAACAGCAATAACAAGTCATATGGTCCGCAACCTTTACGTGTGATACACGAGGATGTCTCTAATAATGAGGTAATTTCATTCCTTATACGCGTGTTTGCTTATATTGATGTTATTGGCGCACTTAGTTCTAGCAGTGCGTCATCTGTTTTGACAAATAATGAGCAAGTGTCTCAATTGTGGAGCATACCAAACTGGAACCTTTCACAGCAAAGGCATTATAGTCAGGATCTCTACGGTAAACCTATCAGTACCTCAACCCCACTGGGTACATTGATGAATGGTGACCCAGACATTGACTTTCTTCTGGGTATAGATCTCAATTTAATCCCAGTTCTTTCAAAAGTGTCGAGCTTAGCGAAGCGAAGAAGGATTCTTGAGCAAAATCCTCATGAGTTTACTCTGGATGCGTATAATGCTGAAAATTCAGATCTTCTTTCGGAAGGTCTTGAACTTAGTAAGATTTTGATATCGTGCTGCTCCTCTGGCGAGTTGCGGCGCAAAGAGCGTATTAAGCAAGGGTCCAATCTTATAAACCAACATGAACACACTCTTTTGCTCCAATTAGCAACTATGAATCTTACTTTTGGCTATTCCGGACTGATCCACTTGTACCGTCGGGTATTGAAGCTGACTACCGACTCGGCTCCTGTACAAGAACTTGTGACTATGATCACCGACCTCCTTGATCAAAACATACCTATTGGAAGCTCTATCGAGGCATGCATGAGCTTTCCCATTTTCACGACGGCATGTGAGGTCACTGACCCCGAGGTGCGAGATCGTTACCGAGAACGTATGAATAGCATGCAAAGGTTTGGTTTTGGCCA
- the MUS81 gene encoding Mus81p (Subunit of structure-specific Mms4p-Mus81p endonuclease; cleaves branched DNA; involved in DNA repair, replication fork stability, and joint molecule formation/resolution during meiotic recombination; promotes template switching during break-induced replication (BIR), causing non-reciprocal translocations (NRTs); helix-hairpin-helix protein; phosphorylation of non-catalytic subunit Mms4p by Cdc28p and Cdcp during mitotic cell cycle activates function of Mms4p-Mus81p; GO_component: GO:0048476 - Holliday junction resolvase complex [Evidence IDA] [PMID 17363897]; GO_component: GO:0005634 - nucleus [Evidence IEA,IEA]; GO_component: GO:0005634 - nucleus [Evidence IMP,IPI] [PMID 10905349]; GO_function: GO:0003677 - DNA binding [Evidence IEA]; GO_function: GO:0003824 - catalytic activity [Evidence IEA]; GO_function: GO:0008821 - crossover junction endodeoxyribonuclease activity [Evidence IDA] [PMID 17363897]; GO_function: GO:0004520 - endodeoxyribonuclease activity [Evidence IDA] [PMID 11641278]; GO_function: GO:0004519 - endonuclease activity [Evidence IEA]; GO_function: GO:0016787 - hydrolase activity [Evidence IEA]; GO_function: GO:0046872 - metal ion binding [Evidence IEA]; GO_function: GO:0004518 - nuclease activity [Evidence IEA,IEA]; GO_process: GO:0006259 - DNA metabolic process [Evidence IEA]; GO_process: GO:0006310 - DNA recombination [Evidence IEA]; GO_process: GO:0006281 - DNA repair [Evidence IEA]; GO_process: GO:0006281 - DNA repair [Evidence IGI] [PMID 12032096]; GO_process: GO:0006265 - DNA topological change [Evidence IGI] [PMID 11139495]; GO_process: GO:0006974 - cellular response to DNA damage stimulus [Evidence IEA]; GO_process: GO:0006974 - cellular response to DNA damage stimulus [Evidence IMP] [PMID 11139495]; GO_process: GO:0000727 - double-strand break repair via break-induced replication [Evidence IGI,IMP] [PMID 23071463]; GO_process: GO:0007126 - meiotic nuclear division [Evidence IEA]; GO_process: GO:0090305 - nucleic acid phosphodiester bond hydrolysis [Evidence IEA,IEA]; GO_process: GO:0007131 - reciprocal meiotic recombination [Evidence IGI] [PMID 11641278]; GO_process: GO:0000712 - resolution of meiotic recombination intermediates [Evidence IGI] [PMID 18691964]) produces MSGLSWNQLFLDWIKELADAKSSGASANISVGRLQDTYMKAYLSLESCPKQFSHPSQLKELKFFGEKICSTLTKKLKIYCASEGIPVPNDPSTQVTLDWASVEAVDEDSLEHPGEKSTDVKQDKRKSKKKRKQADPKLFVPRHRSGGYAILLVLRDHEKSDHFHGQGLGKSDIIRNAKAKEYCDTSFESGTNTGNFYSAWNSVNTLVKNGLVYSTSSRNCHYFLTPEGRQIANKLYRATKEALGESASSDPVGPIDSTHDYSLTHASDPRNMQRDSFMAILWPRGTYEIKLLLDNREVKSSNNRDYFSEQLSSNGIDVEVKTLPVGDVIWVAQHKETHQQVVIDYILERKRLDDLISSIKDGRFSEQKSRLRRSALKNVIYLVEEPKGMTAGVYRNHVLTAMSQSMVVDNFMLRRTNGPDETVKYLTSVTRQLEEMYNTRPLVVIYPHVETFRSSVSKAREQYQSGQVDPEHLDVASIVEIGIDYDSFNISLSKTGMFTIREVFLKMLMTIRGVSWDKAVAIQKVYPTPRDLFDAYNSEQTIESKKNMIYEALKDNISRKRVGKLLSEKIFENWGCKLDEA; encoded by the coding sequence ATGTCAGGTCTATCATGGAATCAACTGTTTCTTGATTGGATTAAGGAATTGGCCGATGCTAAATCCTCAGGGGCGTCAGCAAATATCTCTGTGGGTCGTCTGCAAGATACATATATGAAAGCATACCTCAGTCTAGAATCATGTCCCAAACAATTCAGCCATCCATCCCAGCTTAAGgagttgaaattttttggCGAGAAAATCTGCAGCACACTCACgaagaaattgaagatttaCTGTGCGAGTGAAGGTATTCCAGTTCCCAACGACCCTAGCACACAGGTAACTCTGGATTGGGCCAGTGTCGAGGCAGTAGACGAGGATTCACTGGAACACCCTGGAGAGAAGAGTACTGATGTTAAACaagacaaaagaaaatcaaagaaaaagcgGAAGCAAGCTGATCCAAAGTTGTTTGTTCCTCGACATCGAAGCGGTGGGTATGCAATTTTATTAGTGTTGCGGGACCATGAAAAAAGTGACCATTTTCATGGCCAGGGTCTTGGTAAGTCGGATATAATCCGAAATGCCAAGGCCAAAGAGTACTGTGACACGTCGTTTGAAAGTGGGACAAATACAGGCAATTTTTATAGTGCCTGGAACTCGGTGAATACATTAGTCAAAAACGGCCTTGTATACTCTACATCCTCTAGGAATTGTCATTACTTTTTAACCCCAGAAGGCCGCCAAATTGCAAATAAGCTGTATCGCGCCACTAAAGAAGCATTGGGTGAGTCTGCATCATCAGATCCTGTTGGTCCTATAGATTCAACTCATGATTATTCACTCACTCATGCTTCCGACCCTAGGAACATGCAGCGCGATTCGTTCATGGCTATTCTCTGGCCAAGAGGGACGTATGAGATCAAACTACTTCTAGATAATAGAGAAGTTAAAAGCTCTAACAACCGTGATTACTTTTCGGAACAACTTTCTTCAAACGGAATTGACGTGGAAGTTAAGACTTTACCCGTGGGTGATGTTATATGGGTTGCTCAACATAAAGAAACACACCAACAAGTTGTCATTGACTATATCCTTGAAAGAAAGAGACTAGATGACTTAATAAGTAGTATTAAAGATGGTCGATTCAGTGAGCAGAAGTCAAGATTACGGCGGTCAGCATTAAAAAATGTTATATACCTTGTGGAAGAGCCTAAAGGAATGACTGCTGGGGTATATCGCAATCACGTTTTAACCGCAATGTCACAGTCAATGGTGGTGGACAACTTCATGCTGCGTAGAACAAATGGGCCAGATGAGACAGTTAAGTATCTAACATCAGTAACTCGTCAACTGGAAGAAATGTATAACACCAGGCCGTTAGTGGTTATATACCCACATGTTGAAACGTTTAGGTCGTCGGTTTCTAAAGCACGTGAGCAATATCAGAGTGGTCAGGTTGATCCAGAACATCTTGATGTGGCTTCAATTGTGGAAATTGGGATTGACTATGACTCATTCAATATTAGTTTGTCTAAAACTGGTATGTTCACAATTAGGGAAGTGTTTCTAAAGATGCTCATGACTATTCGAGGAGTTTCTTGGGACAAAGCTGTTGCCATTCAAAAGGTGTATCCAACGCCCCGAGATTTATTTGATGCATATAACAGTGAGCAAACCATTGAAAGCAAGAAAAACATGATCTATGAAGCGCTCAAAGATAACATTTCCCGAAAACGCGTGGGAAAGTTACTTTCAGAGaagatttttgaaaattgGGGTTGTAAGTTAGATGAGGCTTAG